The Caldicoprobacter guelmensis genomic interval CTGGATGAATGGTCCGACAGCATAGACGATATTTTAGAGAGCTATTGGGCAGATGGTATTAAAGAAATGGCCTTGGCTGAAGCATTAAAGGCTTTTGAAAGGCATCTTCATGAGAATTTTCGCCCAGGCAAGACCACCAGCATGAACCCTGGTTCGTTGCAGGATTGGCCAATAAACCAGCAGAAACAGCTTTTTCAGATACTTGATGACCCCAAGAGGTATATAGGTGTGGAACTTACTGAAAGTTATTTAATGCTGCCCATGAAATCTGTATCTGGTATACGCTTTGCCACCGAGGTTGGTTTTGAGAATTGTAAGCTGTGCAGGAGGGAGAACTGTCCTGGCAGAAGGGTGCCTTATGACCCGGAATTTGCTAAGTCTTATGGAGTACAAATTTAGTTTCAAACCAATACCGCACAATGGGCGATGAACTGGCCGCACTGCTGGCACATTATAACTTCCTTGTGGAGGTCAGTTTGGTTGGCCCAGAAGAACTGCACGATTACTCTCGCAAGACAGCTGGTGGGCGGGGAATAAAATAGCGGAACTCCTTTCTGAATAGAATGAAAACATAATCAGAAAGGAGCTCCTACATTTATCTGGAATTTTCGATAAACCCGATTTTTATTTTTATGATATTTGTGTCAGCACATCATGTGCCTCTTTGAGCTTCTCTATTATAGGTATACCCTGTGGACAGGCGCTTTCGCACTGGCCGCATTCTACACATTTGGAGGCATCGGCTTTTTCCTCAATAAGTTTCTTATACTCCCTGCTTTGCCCTTCAATATCATCGTACATGGAAGCGTTGTTGTACAGGCTAAAGATCCTAGGTATATTGATTCCCGAAGGGCAGGGCATGCAGTAATTACAAGATGTACAGCTTACTTTTATTTTGCTTTCATAAGCGGCTTTTACCTTGGCAATCAACTCAAGTTCTTCCTGTGTCATTGAATTGGGTGCAGCGTTTTTAAATATCTCGATATTTTCCTTCAGCTGTTCCATGGTGCTAACGCCGCTTAAGATGACTGTAACCTCAGGAAAGTTGTATAGCCATCTGAATGCCCATTCTACTGGAGAACGTTTTATGCTGAAACTATCCCATATTTGTTGAATGTCTTTAGGGATGTTATGAGCCAGCCTACCACCCTTCAACGGCTCCATTATCACCACAGGTATTCCTTTGGAGGCGGCATATCGCATGCCTTCTACTCCTGCCTGATAGTTTTCGTCCAGGAAATTGAGCTGAATCTGGCACATCTTCCAGTCATATGCGTCTATTATCACCTTAAATATAGGCAACTGGTCATGGAATGAAAAGCCGGGATATTTTATCTTTCCAGACTCGACAGCTTTATCGAGGAACTTCAATATGTTAAATTTTTCCACTTTTTCCCATCGTTCCTTATCCAGGGCGTGCAGCAAATAGAAGTCAATATAGTCAACCTGAAGTTTTGATAATTGTTCGTCCAGTAGTTTTTCACAATCTTCGTAGGATTCCACTTTCCACATAGGAAGTTTGGTAGCGAGTTTCACCCTTTCACGGTATCCATCTTTCAAAGCTTTGCCTACCACTATTTCGCTATTGCCGCCGTGATAGGGGTAAGCGGTATCTATGTAATTGACGCCGTTGTCTATTGCATACCTAATCATCTTGATAGCCTCGTCTTCGTCAATAGCTGAGTAATCTTTTGAACCATCGGGCTGTGTTTGAAGAGGTAACCGCATGCAACCCATGCCAAACGTTGAAACTTTAAACCCTAAATTTCCAAATTCCCTGTAATACATCTTACATTATTCCCTCCTTGCAATTGTTATTGGTTTTTTTTAATTTATATTAAATTTAATTGGGACAAAAGTCAGTGCTGTTTATCCCTGATTTTCAAGGATTTAACATGAGCAGCAAATTCGGCATCGGCCCCTCCAATATGAGTTACAATCCAATTTACCACGTATCTATCTCCTCAATGTTGATTTCTAGTTCGGGCCTCCGCTTGGTAGAAATGATATCACCTTCCTCTGTGCCCCATTTACTCTATAACTATTTTTATAAACAAAATTTAGTTCTGTAAAACATGTTTTGTGTAAAATTTTATAACTTTAAACTCATGTATTGACAAACATAGAAAAGGAAGATTATAATAACATTAACATCCTACCCCATATAGGGTGGGGGGTAATTGTGGTTGTCAGTCGTGGAGAAAACTTGACGTAGGGATAAAATAAATGAAGAGGTGAAAATTTTATGGCAAAGCAAACCTTCAGCATTACCGGGATGACCTGCACAGCATGTGCAAAGGCTATTGAGAGAAGCGTTAGCAAAATAGATGGGGTAAAGTCAGCCAACGTGAATTTTGCCACCGAAAAGCTAACGGTGGAGTTTGATGAGGGCAAAGTGGATTTGCTCAGGATAAAAGAAGCAGTTGAAAAAGCCGGATATGGAGTGCAGGATGATGAGCCAAACAGGAGAGAAGTGCTCATTCCTATAGGCGGGATGACATGCGCCGCCTGCGCAAAGGCAATTGAAAGGGCAATAAGGAAGCTACCGGGCGTTGATGAGGCAGACGTCAATCTGGCAACCGAAAAGGCCAAAGTAGTATATAATCCTGCCATAGTACGGTTGTCAGAGATAAAACAGGCAATCATCAAGGCGGGGTATAGACCGCTGGAAGCAGAGGAGGGGGAGCAGCGGCTGGACCGGGAGAGGTTGCGGCGTCAAAAGGAGCTTAAAGATTTGAGGGCCAGGTTGGCAGTATCCATAATATTTGCAGTGCCGCTTTTGTACATCGCTATGGGGCATATGCTGGGATTGCCGCTGCCCGAGGTTATCATGCCCGATATGCATCCTATAAGTTTTGCACTGGTTCAGCTGTTGCTTACCATCCCTATTGTAATGGCCGGCTACAGGATTTATGTGGTGGGGTTTGGCAATCTAGTAAGGCGACATCCCAATATGGATTCTTTGATAGCTGTGGGTACCAGCGCGGCACTCTTCTATGGCATTTATGCCGTGTTTAAGATAGCCTCAGGGTATACCGAATATACCCGGAATTTGTATTTTGAATCGGCCGGCGTGATAATCACATTGATCTTGCTTGGCAGATACTTGGAGTCGATAGCCAAAGGTAAGACTTCCGAAGCCATAAGAAAGCTTATGGACCTTTCGCCCAGCACGGCGGTGGTTATACACGGTGACCAGCAAATCACCATACCCGTAGAAGAAGTTGAAGTGGGAGATGTACTATTGGTCAGGCCGGGTGACAGAATTCCGGTTGACGGAGAAGTTATCGAAGGCAGGACTTCGGTGGATGAATCCATGCTGACCGGCGAGAGCATTCCTGTAGAGAAGGTTCCCGGTAGCAAGGTGATAGGGGGCAGCATAAATAAGAACGGGACCATAAAGATGAGGGCAACAAAGGTGGGCAAGGATACGGTGCTGGCCCAGATCATAAAGCTGGTGGAGGAAGCACAAGGGTCAAAGGCGCCAATAGCCAAGCTGGCCGATATTATATCCGGATACTTTGTGCCGATGGTGATAGCCATAGCCATGATTGCAGCGGTTGCATGGGCGCTGGCCGGTGAATCGGTAGCCTTTGCCCTCACGATATTCATATCGGTACTGGTGATAGCCTGCCCGTGCGCCCTTGGGCTTGCGACCCCTACCGCCATCATGGTGGGAACCGGCAAAGGGGCCGAGCATGGGATACTCATAAAGAGCGGTGAGGCACTTGAAACTGCACACAGGATTGACACCGTGGTGCTGGACAAGACAGGTACCATCACTGAGGGCAAGCCAAAGGTGACAGACATCATAACCAATGGTTTGATCAGCCAGGATGAGCTTCTGCGCTTGTCGGCTTCAGCCGAAGTGGGCTCCGAGCATCCACTGGGCGAAGCAGTTGTAAACAGCGCCAGGGAAAGGAATATGGAGCTTATTAAAGTAGAGAGCTTTGAAGCCATACCGGGGCAGGGCATTATGGTATTTGTACAGGGCAAGCAGGTCCTTTTGGGCAATAAGAGACTCATGGAGGATAGAAATATTGAGGTCACACTTCAGCAGGAGTACGACAAGCTGGCCGAAGAGGGTAAGACTCCTATGTTTGTCGCCGTGGATGGCAGTCTTGCTGGCATCATAGCGGTATCCGACGTCATAAAGCCTTCAAGCAAAAGAGCCGTAGGACATCTGCACAGGATGGGCATAAGAGTAGTGATGATAACGGGCGATAATGTTCGAACCGCCAAAGCCATTGCCAGGCAAGTGGGTATCGACATGGTGCTGGCCGAAGTGCTGCCTCAAGACAAGGCCAACGAAGTTAAGAAGCTTCAGCAGCAGGGCAGGAAGGTCGCAATGGTGGGTGATGGCATCAATGACGCTCCTGCTCTGGTACAAGCAGACGTAGGGATTGCCATAGGGTCTGGAACTGATGTAGCAATGGAATCGGCCGATATAGTGCTTATGAAAAGCGATCTGATGGATGTACCGGCGGCCATTCAGCTTAGCAAGGCCACTCTCAGAAACATCAAGCAAAACTTGTTTTGGGCCTTTGCATACAACACTGCTGGTATTCCCATAGCAGCCGGCGTATTGCACCTGTTCGGTGGACCTCTGCTGAATCCGGTGATAGCGGCAGCGGCCATGGCCTTAAGTTCGGTGTCAGTTGTGACAAATGCCTTGAGGCTTAGAAGGTTTAAGCCCACACTGGATTAATATGCACAATTTGCATTAAGCCGATAGTTTAACGCTTGATTTTGGAGTATCACCGATTTTTGAATGACATCAAAGAATAGTGCCAAAGGAGTAAAGAGGCTTAACGATTTGGAAAAAATTTTGGAAGGGGGTGTTTCTGTGAAGAAGAAGGTGTTTATAGAGGGAATGTCCTGCCAACACTGCGTAAACCATGTTACCGAGGCGCTTAAGGAAATATCCGGCGTGAAAACGGTTGACGTGGATTTAAAGGGCAAATATGCCATTGTTGAAGCAGACCGCCAGATCGATGATAGTGAAATAAAGAATGCAATAGAAGAGGCAGGATACGAAGTTGTAAAGATAGAATAGTTTTTGTCGATTTATTTTTGTCGGCATCGGTTTATTGTAACCACATATTCAGAAGGGGAACTAACGGAAACTGTTACTATTTTCCACGACATTGGTTGTATTGTAACCCGTAAGCTCGGAGGGTCTCTTCAGCTTACGGGTTAAAGATTCAGTTTTCCTTTTGTTTCATCTTGCGGAAACCCTCAAGGCAGAAGCCCAAGTCGTACCACTCACAGTTTTGACACAAGTTTTTAAATCTCTCTTCTTCCAGGGTTTTTATTCTTTGGTAGGCATCTTTTACGGCAATTTCGTCGGTGGTTAAAAGGTCAATTATAAATTCGTCCTTTTTTCTTACTTTATCATTATTAATACAAATGCCATTGTGTAATTTAGGACAACTTTTGCAGATATCGTCTGCGTGGACTTCAAGTTTAAGCATAAGCTCAGGGCTCCCGAGAATTTGGGCTCGAATACGAGAAAAGTTTTGAACAAACCGGTGGTTGTAGCCTAAGCCGCGAAATCCCAGAAAGCATAGCAGGTGGTGTGCTCTTAATCTAACCATTGATATTAATACCTGCCCTGGGTAGTGCCCTGTCTATGTATTTTGACAAAACGATGGCTATGACTCCTTTTAATATGTCTAAGGGGATGAATGGCAATACGCCGATTCCCACGGCTTTATCTATGGATGATTTGGTTACATAAGCTAGTTGCACTGTGCCCAGGAAGTATATAATGAGGAGGGAGATGAGCACCCCTGAAACCTTGCCTGTTAGGTTGAACCTGAACAGCTCCACAAAGTATCCACCAACCAATCCACTTATGACGAATCCTATAATGTATCCGCCAGTTGGGCCCAGTATGATGCCTATGCCCCCTTGCGCTTGAGCAAATACCGGCAGTCCTATAGCTCCAAGGAGCAAATATGTAAGCATTCCCCAGAATGCCTTTTTGCCCAGCAGTAATATACCTAAAAAAACTCCAAAGACTTGAAGGGTAAACGGTACACCTCCTGGAAGGGGTATGGCAATCTGGGCCAAAACAGCTGTGATGGTTGCCAGCAAGGCAGCTTGCACTACGGTCCTAATTGTCAACTTCAAACACCTCCATAGTTTACAATTTATTTATAGAATAATTCAGGCAATTAAAAAAGTCAATAGGAAAAGGTTTTATTTTTTGGCTCATTAATTTTTTGTTTTTGGTATAATAAGTTACAACATGCTAAAATACTGGCCAAAATGCGTTATTTATCTGTTATTTTTTGAGAAAAAAGTATGATAGTCATGCCTCATAAATGGTATAAAATGTGGTAAAATGTATTTGACTTATAAGTGCGGGAGTGAATGATATGGATACTAAGACCAAAAAGCAGGTGCTCAACCTTTTGAAGACATCGAGAGGGCAGATAGACGGCATAATCAAGATGGTGGAGGATGACCGGTACTGCGTGGACATATCCAAGCAGATACTGGCTGTGCAGGCTTTGCTTAAAAAGGCAAATATGAAGATAATAGACCAGCACATAAAGCACTGTGTCAGACAGGCATTCACCGAGGGCCATGGTGAGGAAAAGGTAAATGAGATAATGGAGCTTATCGACAAATATGCCAAGTAGCGTGTTTGATAGTTTTATTTATCATGCTGTTGTGCTCTCTTTGGATGTACTTGAATATATAATCTTTTTGTTGGAGGGATAGTCTATGGAAAAGGTGGTACACGGCGTGAAGATCGAGTGCGTTCAGGGGGATATAACTAAACAGGAGGGTTTTGATGCAATAGTGAATGCAGCTAATGCTCAGCTCATGCCTGGAGGAGGCGTGGCCGGTGCTATTCATCGGGCAGCCGGGCCTGGTCTGGCGGAGGAGTGCAGGCCTCTGGCGCCCATAAAGCCTGGACATGCCGTCATAACCGGTGGACACAACCTGCCAAACCGCTATGTCATTCACTGCTTGGGGCCGGTATATGGCGTTGACCAGCCTTCCGACAAGCTGCTGGCTGACTGCTATAGGAACGCACTGAAGCTAGCTGAACAGCACGGCATAACCTCCATAGCTTTTCCTGCCATTTCAACCGGTATATTCGGATATCCTATGGAGGAGGCAGCCAGCGTGGCGTTTAAGGCGATATTCGAGCTGGTTCCTTCGCTTAAATCGGTGAAGGTGATCCGTTTTGTCCTGTGGGATAGGAAAGCGCTGGAGATTCATGAGAGGGTACTGGAAGAGATGTTAGCCTCCTGATAATTACAAAGGTTGAGCATTTATTAGGGTTTTACCATTTTCCAGACTATTATGCTGATTTGCTCTTCAGGGATTGTTTCTAATTTACCGTTATCAAATTCAATCTCATATGCCTTAGGTAAATCTTTTACATCAAAAACATGCACAACAGTTCCTTCTTTTCCATCTTTTGTTTTGATCACATCAAGTTCTTCTATTTTCATTTACACAATTCCCCTTTATTCTTCCTGGAAAAAATTCAATTTGAAAAACGCTTAAGGTCCGTCTTCTTGAATGTCCATTCAGGCGTGATTAATGTATCGCCAAATTTAATGGAATACCATGGACTAATTTGCGGATCCTGGGGGTTCTTTAAAATGTGGATGTCCTGTGCAGGCATGTAGCTTTGAGCCAGCAAAAACAGCTTTTCTCCATTTTCCGGGTGCATGGCCATATCCACCACTATGACACAGTGTCCAGGGCTGCCTCCCTGGATGAATACATCCCCAATTTCCATATCTTCTATCATAACAGGCTTCATCTCTTTAGATAAAGATAGTGTGCCTGCATAAGAGAATACAGTATCGAGATATCTCCGAAAAGTGTTATAATCATCAGAATAGCCAGAGGTCTTCACCCAGTTTGCTTTATTGCCAGTTACTACTATCCTGTAGCCGTGTATCCATTTGACAAATTCGGCGTTAAAGCCGTTTGTGAAGTTAAAATGAATCCTATCATACTCCTTTTGTTTGTATAAATACTCCGCTCTTAATCGAATTACTGCATCGGCGCATTGCTGCAGGTCCTTCTTACCTATATCCATATCTATTACCGCTTCGTATACGTTATGTGCCTTTTCCCTTCCGTCGTAATACTTAACTTTTGAACCATGAGGTTTTAAAGGGAGGGTCCTCAAATAATGTGCAAATGACCCCTCTTCTACTTTTACGCGTTCAAACCCTTCTGGAGGTTTGATCCTCTCTTCTATTGTATTTCCCGACGGATTTATAATTACGTCCATATTATGCTGCTGACCTTGTAGATTGGGAATAGCCGTGTTAGAAGATGATTTTGGTTGATAAGGCGTTTTACTCAAAGCATTTGAGTTTAGCAGGTTATTCTCATTACTTGTAATTGAATTTTTGTATTTTGATACGTCTTTGTGACAAGAGGGAATGATGAACAGTACTATAATGATTATGGCCAGCCATTTTCTCATATCTAACCTCCTCCGGTTCAATTACAAATTTCATACCTCTTTGCATTATAAAAAGGTGTTACAAAACAAAAACATGCTATTGAGTATAGTAGTAATCATACTATATCCAATAAAAAATACAGATAAAGACAAAGGTACACCTATGTTATCAAAGGAATTTCTCTTTAACGATATTCGCATATTCAATTATGTCTATAAGATTGTTTTTCAAAATCGCGTATAATATTTCGGGCTGTACTCGTATATAATCATGTACTATAATATTACGAAACTGGGCCATTTTTTTAAGATTTTCGGCAAGCTCCTTGGGGATAATTCCTTGTTCCATCAATATTTGAAATAACTCCCTGTTGCTTTCAGGTTCTCTATAGCCGTGGTAAGAAATTATATGATTTGCTATATCTATGCACGCTTCAATGGCCATATGTAAAGTTCTTTCAATGTAACGTCTTACAACTTTATCATTTAAAAACTGTTCCCAGCTTACTTTTGTTCTTGCCTCCTCAAGGTCTCTGCAGTACTCATCCAGGTACGCCAGCCTTCTGGCAATTATCGATTTTTCAACCACGGTGCATGTCCCTCCGTTTCTTCTCTAGCCGCTTTAAAGCTTGAGAATAGTACAACTTATAAAAAGGTTGCATATCGAAATATTCCCTGCGTTTTTTTACTTCAAAAACTACTCGCTTATCAATATTCTTGTCTACCACTAGGATCTTATTAAGCATTATTTGGTGGAAAAAAAACGGGTCAGCGCTTTCTAGATCTACAATGTCTACTCTGGTGTTTAGTAGCTCTTCCAGTTTCCCGGCTATCTCAAGCTTTCTATGGAATCGGTATATTGTGCTTCTTTCCCCATCAAATAGAACCGCTATGTCAACATCGCTATTTTTTCTTGCCTTACCTTTTACAGTGGAGCCAAAGAGGTAGGCCGCTATTACGTCTCCTTGGTTTTTGAAATAGGACTGAAGTTTTTCTATTATGCTCTGTATGTCCATGCCTGTTCACCTTTGCTTTTTTATTACTACTATTTTAACTCATTTTGATTCGAAAAAACAGTGGATACTTTAATTGGCTGGTATTGCATTGAATTTCGTAATTTTATTCACAAATGATAGCGGATATAGTATAATTCTATTTAAAGTCAATCGTACAGTCAATTAATTATCAAAATTTGCCGAGTATTCGCTTGATGTCATAAAGACTTTACAGCTGGCCGGAAAGAATAAAAGGCTTCTGGTAATATGGGATGGCGGTTATCAGGATGGCGTGCTGACTTATGCAAAACCGGGTTATCCGGATTTTCACAGATATGAGATTAGAAATTATGGGGTGTCGTGCATTACGAAATAGGGGGTATGGCCTATTATGAAATATGGTCAGCTTATAAATTTTGATCCTATTGAGACAGTCATTTAGATAAAGGATGCTGATGATTCCTCTAAAGCCGCCAGACTGGTTGAAACCTACGTGATGTCGGACGACATGAAGGTAGAGATAAGAATAAGTTGAGGATTATCGTAAAGAAGTAAAAGTGGAGGGCTGTGTTTATGGATATACAGAGGTTAAGGGAAAAACTTGCTGGTTTTTCAGAGGCTTTAAACCGGCTAAAAGAAGCGCTGGAAAGAGATCAATCGGATGATATCGTTTTGGATGCAGTTATACAGAGGTTTGAATTCACATACGAGCTTTCCTGGAAGCTCATCAAGGCTTATATGTCTTACAGCGGCATAGCGGATGTCAAGACGCCAAGGCAGGCTTTTAAGGAGGCTTTTGCTGCCGGCTTGATCGAGGAGGGGGACGTGTGGCTTGGGATGCTGGACGACAGGAATGTTACCTCACATACCTACGATCAAAACACGGCCAGGTGCGTTTATGAAAAGGTGAAAAATAGATATTATCCAGCCATGAGCAAATTAAAAGAAGCAATAAGCAGGGAGATAGAGCAATGAGATTTGGTCTTGAAGAGCGTATAATCCAAAAGATCGTATCAGCGATAGACAAACACAAAGCTGTAAAGAGAGCAGTTATATTCGGTTCAAGAGCCAGGGGTGACTACCGCTATAACTCGGATATTGACATTGCCATATATACTGATGGAGGAGATTATCCCGGCCTTATTGACGATATCGACCGTGCAGCCGGGATATACAAGGTCGATGTGGTTGATGTAAACAGTTTGGATAATGATGACTTCAAAAAAAGCATAGAAAGGGATGGAATAGATATATACAGGAGAGCTGATGTATGAAGCTTACAAAGGAGTATTTGGACGAAGAAGGTATATAGTGTGCTATTTGATCGCATGGTTGCCTACTATGTTGTAAACGGTGTCCTCGTGATAATGAATGTCGCTGAGTTTTATAAAAGGCTTAAAGAAAAATTTATTGAACGCGATGGGAATGTACTTTTTGTCCGACCAACCAATCAATACAATAAAAAAGTTGAAAAGGGATATCGATAACGTCCAGCTTTTATTTGTGGTTATCGATGGGAAGAGTACCATACAGTGGCTTTATGGTTGCTAGGCTGTAAAGGGGTGTTATTTTTTGGTAGGGTAAAATTCCCTAAAATTTTAGTATAAATCAAAAGTTTATATTTTAAAGAGGTGTATAATATGCTCGATAAATCCAAAGTAAAAAGCCTTATATTTCATCCAGAAAAAGTTGTAAGAAAATATGCAATGGAGTTTTTCGCTGAAGGTGGTATTGGCGATATAGAGGTTACCAATATGCTGCTAGAATTATACAGCAAAGGGGTTGATGATGACGAGGCTTTGGACATATTGAGCAGTATGCCGGATCTTCCTCATAATGAAGAAACTTTAAGCAGGCTGTGGGAGATAGAGCCGTCTGACCCCAATATAGTTTTTCACGTGGACAGGACAATTGTGGAAGCCGATTTAGAGCTTTTGAAAAAATTGCCCGATGTTCGCCCGAGGGAGCAAAAGTATATCGACATTTTAGAAAAGAGGTTTTTGTTTGCCTCTATGGATACCGAAAAGCTGTGGGAAAAACTTTGGGAACACAGCCAGTCGGGGTTGGGTAAAGGTTTAGACGAGTTTGATTATAATTATGGTGAGATTATAATAAAGGAGCTTGCCAAGCGCAAAGATTTTCCGACGGATAAATACTTGGAGAAAATACAAATCGACTATCCGGAGGATTATGACGGTTGGGATGATACTTATCTTAGCGTCCTTGCCGGAGAACTTAAATCAAAAGAGTCAATACCTTTTCTTATCAGAACTCTTAAAATTGATGCGGCTTTCCTTTGCGAACGTGCCGTTGAGGCTTTGGTTAGGATTGGTACGGCCGAAGTTGTGGAAGCTATTGGCAATGAATATTTAAATGAAGATTTTCATTTTAGAATCTATGCAGCTGGAGTATTGGAGAAGATAAAGCTAAAGGAAAGCGAAGAGCTCATGCTAAAGCTTTTTCCTAGGGAAACCGATGTTACTTTGAAAACACATCTCGCCTATGGATTGTCTAAGCTTTTCTCTGTAGATGCTATTCCCATGATTTTGACCCTGCTGTGGCATGGTTATGATAGGCAATTCACAAATCTTGAAGAATCGGCCTATGTGCTTCATGTGGTACATGGCTTGAAACATCCCGATATGGATAAATGGTATAAAGGTATTAAGGAAGAAGAAGAAAAGTTAAAGGAATTGAAAAAGGTTATATCCAAGGAGTATCTTCAAAGAATAATAGAGGAAGAATTTGAGGAACGCATGGCTGAAGCTCTTGGTAAATTGATTGAAGAAAGAAAAGAAAAGGAACGACTGAATAAAATATATTCCGGTGAGGTCAAAGTAGGGAGAAACG includes:
- a CDS encoding vitamin B12 dependent-methionine synthase activation domain-containing protein translates to MALIVLDNISWKVDVDKLLKRFHLQPGSQDAAKVEALAHQAEKIGRPKALYKEAYVEDKGEDFVIVDGVKLTSRILRTNLEQVYKVFPYIVTCGTELDEWSDSIDDILESYWADGIKEMALAEALKAFERHLHENFRPGKTTSMNPGSLQDWPINQQKQLFQILDDPKRYIGVELTESYLMLPMKSVSGIRFATEVGFENCKLCRRENCPGRRVPYDPEFAKSYGVQI
- a CDS encoding aldo/keto reductase, with the translated sequence MYYREFGNLGFKVSTFGMGCMRLPLQTQPDGSKDYSAIDEDEAIKMIRYAIDNGVNYIDTAYPYHGGNSEIVVGKALKDGYRERVKLATKLPMWKVESYEDCEKLLDEQLSKLQVDYIDFYLLHALDKERWEKVEKFNILKFLDKAVESGKIKYPGFSFHDQLPIFKVIIDAYDWKMCQIQLNFLDENYQAGVEGMRYAASKGIPVVIMEPLKGGRLAHNIPKDIQQIWDSFSIKRSPVEWAFRWLYNFPEVTVILSGVSTMEQLKENIEIFKNAAPNSMTQEELELIAKVKAAYESKIKVSCTSCNYCMPCPSGINIPRIFSLYNNASMYDDIEGQSREYKKLIEEKADASKCVECGQCESACPQGIPIIEKLKEAHDVLTQIS
- a CDS encoding heavy metal translocating P-type ATPase; the encoded protein is MAKQTFSITGMTCTACAKAIERSVSKIDGVKSANVNFATEKLTVEFDEGKVDLLRIKEAVEKAGYGVQDDEPNRREVLIPIGGMTCAACAKAIERAIRKLPGVDEADVNLATEKAKVVYNPAIVRLSEIKQAIIKAGYRPLEAEEGEQRLDRERLRRQKELKDLRARLAVSIIFAVPLLYIAMGHMLGLPLPEVIMPDMHPISFALVQLLLTIPIVMAGYRIYVVGFGNLVRRHPNMDSLIAVGTSAALFYGIYAVFKIASGYTEYTRNLYFESAGVIITLILLGRYLESIAKGKTSEAIRKLMDLSPSTAVVIHGDQQITIPVEEVEVGDVLLVRPGDRIPVDGEVIEGRTSVDESMLTGESIPVEKVPGSKVIGGSINKNGTIKMRATKVGKDTVLAQIIKLVEEAQGSKAPIAKLADIISGYFVPMVIAIAMIAAVAWALAGESVAFALTIFISVLVIACPCALGLATPTAIMVGTGKGAEHGILIKSGEALETAHRIDTVVLDKTGTITEGKPKVTDIITNGLISQDELLRLSASAEVGSEHPLGEAVVNSARERNMELIKVESFEAIPGQGIMVFVQGKQVLLGNKRLMEDRNIEVTLQQEYDKLAEEGKTPMFVAVDGSLAGIIAVSDVIKPSSKRAVGHLHRMGIRVVMITGDNVRTAKAIARQVGIDMVLAEVLPQDKANEVKKLQQQGRKVAMVGDGINDAPALVQADVGIAIGSGTDVAMESADIVLMKSDLMDVPAAIQLSKATLRNIKQNLFWAFAYNTAGIPIAAGVLHLFGGPLLNPVIAAAAMALSSVSVVTNALRLRRFKPTLD
- a CDS encoding copper ion binding protein: MKKKVFIEGMSCQHCVNHVTEALKEISGVKTVDVDLKGKYAIVEADRQIDDSEIKNAIEEAGYEVVKIE
- a CDS encoding DUF1284 domain-containing protein; its protein translation is MVRLRAHHLLCFLGFRGLGYNHRFVQNFSRIRAQILGSPELMLKLEVHADDICKSCPKLHNGICINNDKVRKKDEFIIDLLTTDEIAVKDAYQRIKTLEEERFKNLCQNCEWYDLGFCLEGFRKMKQKEN
- a CDS encoding biotin transporter BioY produces the protein MTIRTVVQAALLATITAVLAQIAIPLPGGVPFTLQVFGVFLGILLLGKKAFWGMLTYLLLGAIGLPVFAQAQGGIGIILGPTGGYIIGFVISGLVGGYFVELFRFNLTGKVSGVLISLLIIYFLGTVQLAYVTKSSIDKAVGIGVLPFIPLDILKGVIAIVLSKYIDRALPRAGINING
- a CDS encoding metal-sensing transcriptional repressor; this translates as MDTKTKKQVLNLLKTSRGQIDGIIKMVEDDRYCVDISKQILAVQALLKKANMKIIDQHIKHCVRQAFTEGHGEEKVNEIMELIDKYAK
- a CDS encoding macro domain-containing protein, whose product is MEKVVHGVKIECVQGDITKQEGFDAIVNAANAQLMPGGGVAGAIHRAAGPGLAEECRPLAPIKPGHAVITGGHNLPNRYVIHCLGPVYGVDQPSDKLLADCYRNALKLAEQHGITSIAFPAISTGIFGYPMEEAASVAFKAIFELVPSLKSVKVIRFVLWDRKALEIHERVLEEMLAS
- a CDS encoding DUF4846 domain-containing protein — protein: MRKWLAIIIIVLFIIPSCHKDVSKYKNSITSNENNLLNSNALSKTPYQPKSSSNTAIPNLQGQQHNMDVIINPSGNTIEERIKPPEGFERVKVEEGSFAHYLRTLPLKPHGSKVKYYDGREKAHNVYEAVIDMDIGKKDLQQCADAVIRLRAEYLYKQKEYDRIHFNFTNGFNAEFVKWIHGYRIVVTGNKANWVKTSGYSDDYNTFRRYLDTVFSYAGTLSLSKEMKPVMIEDMEIGDVFIQGGSPGHCVIVVDMAMHPENGEKLFLLAQSYMPAQDIHILKNPQDPQISPWYSIKFGDTLITPEWTFKKTDLKRFSN
- the hepT gene encoding type VII toxin-antitoxin system HepT family RNase toxin → MVEKSIIARRLAYLDEYCRDLEEARTKVSWEQFLNDKVVRRYIERTLHMAIEACIDIANHIISYHGYREPESNRELFQILMEQGIIPKELAENLKKMAQFRNIIVHDYIRVQPEILYAILKNNLIDIIEYANIVKEKFL
- the mntA gene encoding type VII toxin-antitoxin system MntA family adenylyltransferase antitoxin, translated to MDIQSIIEKLQSYFKNQGDVIAAYLFGSTVKGKARKNSDVDIAVLFDGERSTIYRFHRKLEIAGKLEELLNTRVDIVDLESADPFFFHQIMLNKILVVDKNIDKRVVFEVKKRREYFDMQPFYKLYYSQALKRLEKKRRDMHRG
- a CDS encoding nucleotidyltransferase substrate binding protein, whose product is MDIQRLREKLAGFSEALNRLKEALERDQSDDIVLDAVIQRFEFTYELSWKLIKAYMSYSGIADVKTPRQAFKEAFAAGLIEEGDVWLGMLDDRNVTSHTYDQNTARCVYEKVKNRYYPAMSKLKEAISREIEQ